GACGTGGAGCGCGGCGCCAAAGCCCAGCATCAGCCCGGTCATGATGGGGATGCCCGATTGCCGGCACGTCTGGTGGAGCGACTCCTTGGCGCGGGCCCCCGCGATGTCGATGACCTCCACCACGTAGTCCACCGGCGGCAGGCCGCCCAGCCCCTTGAGCACGTCCGCCACGTTGTCGTCGGTGATGCCCTCCTTCACCTTCAGCACGCGCAGGTCCGGGTGGATGTCCCGGCACATGCGCTCCACCACATCCACCTTGTGCTGGCCCAGGGTGCTTTCGAAGCAGCCAATCTGGCGGTTGATGTTGTGGCGCTCGTAGACGTCGAAGTCCGCGAGCGTCAGGCAGCCGAAGCCCAGGCGCGCCAGGTCCACCGCGCACTGGCCTCCCGCGCCGCCCACGCCGGCGACGAGCACGTGGGTGCTGGCGAGCTTGTCCATGGTCTGCGGGTGGAGGACGCCCAGGTTGCGCTGGAAACGGGGGTTCACGTTCGTCATGGAAGGGCTCCCTACTTGCGCATGCAGACGTAGAAGTTCTCGCCGTAGTAGTCGTCGCCGTCGGCCACCAGCGCCTCGCTGAAGCCCACCTTCTCCAGCAGCTTCACCGCCTGGTCCGTGTCCAGGAAGGTGACCATCTCGTTGGGGTCCGTGGTGAGCTTCTGGGCGCAGGTGCGGTGGTGGTTCACCGCGCGCTGGAGGCTCTCCGTCCACCGCCCCTGGGCCTCCCATTCCCGGATGGAGTTCTTCAGCACCAGCTCCAGGTCGGGGCGGGGCCGCTTGTTGCTCGTCATGCACAGGACGCCGCCGGGCTTCAGGTGCGTCCAGGCCTCGCGCAGCACGGCCTCCGGGTCCTTCACGTAGAAGAGGACGTTGTTCATCACCACCGCGTCCGCGGCCCCCTCCACCTCCAGGGGGAACTGCGCCACGTCTCCGGGCAACAGCGTCCAGCGGGCGCGCACCGCCTCCGGCTCCTTCGCGCGGCGGCGCACCGCCAGGGCCAGCATGGCCTGGTTGTTGTCGAAGCCGACGACGCGCTGCCCGCGGCGCACCAGGGGCTCGCTCACGAGCCCCGTGCCACACCCCGCGTCGATGACGTAGGAGCGCTCCCGGGTGTCGCGGAGGATCTTCTCGCGCTGCCGCTGGTAGCACGGCAGCTCGGGGATCATCTGATCGTAGCTGTGCGCGAAGTCGTTCCAGATGTTGTCGACGAAGACGGTCTCGGG
This DNA window, taken from Corallococcus coralloides DSM 2259, encodes the following:
- a CDS encoding ThiF family adenylyltransferase encodes the protein MTNVNPRFQRNLGVLHPQTMDKLASTHVLVAGVGGAGGQCAVDLARLGFGCLTLADFDVYERHNINRQIGCFESTLGQHKVDVVERMCRDIHPDLRVLKVKEGITDDNVADVLKGLGGLPPVDYVVEVIDIAGARAKESLHQTCRQSGIPIMTGLMLGFGAALHVFQPDAPLYEELFILPDGRIDLPKIIPHLGSYMLQEYMDACYQGKGHAPTCVIGATTAAGLMVSEIMRGVMLGARAMVSWPEYLYVDLFDHRYVRGSVGATRPARPVGQGARG
- a CDS encoding class I SAM-dependent methyltransferase; translated protein: MPETVFVDNIWNDFAHSYDQMIPELPCYQRQREKILRDTRERSYVIDAGCGTGLVSEPLVRRGQRVVGFDNNQAMLALAVRRRAKEPEAVRARWTLLPGDVAQFPLEVEGAADAVVMNNVLFYVKDPEAVLREAWTHLKPGGVLCMTSNKRPRPDLELVLKNSIREWEAQGRWTESLQRAVNHHRTCAQKLTTDPNEMVTFLDTDQAVKLLEKVGFSEALVADGDDYYGENFYVCMRK